Proteins found in one Cetobacterium ceti genomic segment:
- a CDS encoding cell division protein FtsX yields the protein MNNRKRSFIVLAISFFLFSFFMSLMLNINHWENKLKESYFLTVELKGNVNEERANILENKLLKENEVRGVRYMTKDESFRNLQRELGIVIPKSDNALPNSLIIYFNNTNDIDKIQNFLEPEDSIKEIFVDSDFITMVESRIEVLKAINYIVLGITGAIGIMIYFAFKGFVDGEFYRLTLLNPNSNRNHIRAQNVNVLPFTGASLVGTLVFLNLYSFLREIILNYVPRLYLLTGNELLSTTFLILIGYNLFIWFTPMVLNRREK from the coding sequence ATGAACAATAGAAAAAGATCTTTTATTGTATTGGCTATCTCCTTTTTTCTTTTTAGCTTTTTTATGTCTCTTATGTTAAACATTAATCATTGGGAGAATAAACTAAAAGAAAGCTATTTTTTAACTGTGGAGTTAAAAGGTAATGTAAATGAAGAGAGAGCCAATATTTTAGAAAATAAATTATTAAAGGAAAATGAAGTTCGAGGAGTTCGTTATATGACTAAGGATGAATCCTTTAGAAACTTACAAAGGGAGCTAGGAATAGTAATTCCTAAAAGTGATAATGCTCTTCCTAATTCTTTAATTATTTATTTTAATAATACAAATGATATTGATAAAATTCAGAATTTCTTAGAACCAGAGGATTCTATTAAGGAAATTTTTGTAGATAGCGACTTTATAACTATGGTTGAAAGCAGAATAGAAGTTCTAAAAGCAATAAACTATATAGTTTTAGGTATTACAGGGGCAATAGGAATTATGATCTATTTTGCTTTTAAAGGTTTTGTAGATGGAGAATTTTATAGATTAACTCTATTGAATCCAAATAGCAATAGAAATCATATAAGAGCTCAAAATGTAAATGTATTACCATTTACAGGGGCAAGTTTAGTAGGAACATTGGTATTTTTAAATTTATATAGTTTTTTAAGAGAGATAATATTAAACTATGTTCCTAGATTATATTTATTAACAGGAAATGAATTACTTTCAACAACATTTTTAATATTGATCGGTTATAATCTTTTTATATGGTTTACTCCCATGGTATTAAATAGGAGAGAAAAATGA